The sequence below is a genomic window from Thermodesulfovibrionales bacterium.
TGACTATCACAAAGGTGATTCCCCTATCCCTGTTCAATCGCAAGAGAAGGTTGAAGAGATCTTCTCCTGTCGCCGTGTCGAGGTTGCCTGTCGGCTCATCGGCAAGGACGACCTTCGGGTCAAGGATCAATGCCCTCGCGACGGCGACCCTCTGCTGCTCTCCTCCCGACAGTTCGCCCGGTCGGTGGTCTTTCCTTTCGAAGAGGCCGAGTTCGGAGAGTATCTTTTCGGCGCGTGATTTCAGCTCGCGGCGGTCCTGAGATGAGACGATGCCGGGCATCATCACATTCTCTATTGCAGTGAATTCAGGAAGGAGATGGTGAAACTGGAAGACAAACCCTATCGTGCTGTTTCTGAATGAGGAGAGGGAGGCGGCATCCATCGAAAAGACATCGGTGCCCCCGTAGATGACCCTTCCCGCTGTTGGACGGTCGAGCGTCCCGAGGATATGGAGAAAGGTGCTTTTGCCGACGCCCGACGCGCCGACGATCCCGACGACCTCGGCCTCCTCTAGGGAGATGTCAACGCCTCTCAGTATCTTGAGTTCTCCGGCCAGGACGTAAAAGGATTTCTCTATCCCTCTGGCCTCAACGAGGTGGTTCATTTTTCCTGCCTGTCAGGTCGTCTACCTTTTCCCTCGTCGTCTTCATTCCCTTCGTAATCTTATCGCTCTTTTCTTTAATCTTGTCGGCCGTTTCTCCGAGCCTTCTGCTCTCATGCTCGACTTCTCTCCCGAACCACCTGATCTTTTCGCCTCCGCTGTATATCGATAAGACGATGAAGGCGACCAGGACGAGAATCACAA
It includes:
- a CDS encoding ABC transporter ATP-binding protein: MNHLVEARGIEKSFYVLAGELKILRGVDISLEEAEVVGIVGASGVGKSTFLHILGTLDRPTAGRVIYGGTDVFSMDAASLSSFRNSTIGFVFQFHHLLPEFTAIENVMMPGIVSSQDRRELKSRAEKILSELGLFERKDHRPGELSGGEQQRVAVARALILDPKVVLADEPTGNLDTATGEDLFNLLLRLNRDRGITFVIV